The following proteins come from a genomic window of Lachnoclostridium phytofermentans ISDg:
- a CDS encoding cation:proton antiporter domain-containing protein produces MLISLALIFLLSLLLGGLAQKLKLPSLIGILLAGMILSPYALNLLDGSILTISPDLRKLALVIILTRAGLSLDLKSLKKVGRPAILMCFVPASLEIIGVVLLAPALLKISILEAAIIGAVIAAVSPAVVVPRMLRIMEEGRGKKHSIPELILAGASVDDVYVIVLFTAFTSLAGGEGVSVFAFVGIPVSIVLGILFGVITGIILNWFFRKFHYRDSVKILILLSISFLLLELETRMQEFLPMSGLLAIMSLGITLYQTYPILSERLSAKYNKLWVAAEIVLFALVGASVDLSYAVKAGGVVILLVLGALCFRMLGVLLCLIKTLLTRKERVFCMLAYTPKATVQAAIGAIPLSMGLPCGETVLTVAVISILITAPMGAIFIDRFYRKLLT; encoded by the coding sequence ATGTTAATAAGTTTAGCACTCATTTTTTTGCTTTCTTTATTATTAGGAGGACTTGCACAAAAGTTAAAATTACCAAGTTTAATAGGAATCCTATTAGCTGGAATGATCTTAAGTCCTTATGCTCTTAATCTGCTGGATGGATCGATTCTTACGATTTCACCGGATTTAAGAAAATTAGCGTTGGTAATCATCTTGACGCGTGCTGGTTTGTCTCTTGATTTAAAATCCCTGAAAAAGGTTGGACGCCCAGCGATATTAATGTGTTTTGTACCTGCTAGTTTAGAAATCATAGGAGTTGTATTATTGGCTCCAGCCTTATTAAAGATCTCTATATTAGAAGCTGCAATTATCGGAGCTGTAATTGCTGCAGTTTCTCCTGCGGTAGTAGTTCCTAGAATGCTTCGTATTATGGAAGAGGGTCGTGGAAAGAAACATAGTATTCCAGAGCTTATTTTAGCAGGAGCATCAGTAGATGATGTATATGTCATTGTATTATTTACTGCATTTACGTCTCTTGCGGGGGGAGAAGGTGTGTCAGTATTTGCATTTGTCGGAATACCGGTATCCATTGTTCTTGGAATTTTATTTGGAGTAATCACTGGGATTATACTAAATTGGTTCTTTCGTAAGTTTCATTACCGTGACTCTGTGAAGATTCTTATACTATTAAGTATTTCATTTTTATTATTAGAGTTAGAGACAAGAATGCAAGAATTTCTACCAATGTCGGGGTTACTTGCAATCATGAGCTTAGGAATTACGTTATATCAAACCTATCCAATTCTTTCAGAACGTTTATCTGCAAAATATAATAAATTATGGGTGGCTGCAGAGATTGTTCTATTTGCTTTAGTCGGTGCGTCGGTTGATCTTTCTTATGCAGTGAAAGCAGGAGGAGTTGTCATCTTATTGGTTCTTGGTGCACTCTGCTTTAGAATGTTAGGAGTATTACTTTGTTTAATAAAAACACTGCTGACAAGGAAAGAAAGAGTATTTTGTATGCTTGCTTATACACCAAAAGCTACTGTTCAGGCAGCGATTGGAGCTATTCCTCTTTCCATGGGATTACCATGCGGTGAGACTGTGTTAACAGTAGCGGTAATATCTATTTTAATCACAGCACCAATGGGAGCAATATTTATTGACAGATTCTACCGCAAGTTGTTGACATAG
- a CDS encoding HAD family hydrolase, with protein MQQIKTVIFDLDGTLLNTLEDLKDSVNATLSTYGYPERSLEEVRQFVGNGVARLMELAVPEQLDNEKSKEVLECFKVHYARNCDNKTKPYDGILTLLSSLKNQGYHLAIVSNKFDAAVKDLNQLYFSNYIEVAIGQREGVRKKPYPDTVNIALKELGSCVEEALYIGDSEVDIETAKNAGLKFLSVDWGFRNREELIRSGAQVIVEKPEDIIEYLK; from the coding sequence ATGCAACAAATTAAGACAGTGATATTTGACTTGGATGGTACATTATTAAATACCTTAGAGGATCTTAAGGATAGTGTGAATGCTACACTTTCCACCTATGGTTATCCAGAAAGAAGCTTAGAGGAAGTTCGCCAGTTTGTAGGAAATGGGGTAGCTCGCTTAATGGAATTGGCAGTTCCTGAGCAACTAGATAACGAGAAATCAAAGGAAGTTTTGGAGTGTTTCAAAGTGCATTATGCAAGGAATTGCGATAACAAGACAAAGCCTTATGATGGTATTCTTACACTTTTGAGTAGTCTAAAAAATCAAGGGTATCATCTTGCTATAGTATCGAATAAGTTTGATGCAGCAGTGAAAGATTTAAATCAGTTGTATTTTTCAAACTATATCGAAGTTGCCATTGGACAGCGAGAGGGGGTTCGGAAAAAGCCATATCCCGATACCGTAAATATTGCACTAAAAGAATTGGGAAGCTGTGTAGAGGAAGCTTTGTATATCGGTGATTCTGAGGTAGATATAGAAACTGCGAAGAATGCTGGTTTAAAATTCTTATCCGTAGATTGGGGATTTCGCAATAGGGAGGAATTAATACGCAGCGGTGCTCAGGTTATTGTTGAAAAACCAGAAGATATTATAGAATATCTTAAATAA
- a CDS encoding L-serine ammonia-lyase, iron-sulfur-dependent, subunit alpha — protein MKTLKDLYKIGAGPSSSHTMGPAKAATLFKADFPDVDYYEIVLYDSLAKTGRGHRTDRALRQALAPIEVKIIFDTTTKGLPHPNTLDFRAMKQEELVGSMRVYSVGGGSIQIEGRKDAELTDIYPLNSFTEIAEYCRTNNLRIWQYVEEIEGPSIWDYLSEVWFQMKTSIHQGLSTQGELPGGLHIQRKAYYLLNQRHMDESAETRENRTVCAYAYAVSEQNADNGIIVTAPTCGAAGVVPAVLKYMQEKKGFSDIDIIHALATGGIIGNLIKTNASISGAECGCQAEIGSACSMASAALAELVGMGINQIEYAAEVAMEHHLGLTCDPIKGMVQIPCIERNAVAAMRAINALSLANFLAETRKISFDMVIATMYQTGKDMLHHYKETSEGGLAKMYPVDENENDSDDDK, from the coding sequence TTGAAAACATTAAAAGATTTATACAAAATAGGTGCCGGTCCATCCAGTTCTCATACCATGGGTCCAGCCAAAGCAGCAACTCTTTTCAAAGCAGATTTTCCTGATGTAGATTATTATGAAATAGTTTTATACGATTCCTTAGCAAAAACAGGACGTGGACATCGTACCGACCGAGCACTGCGACAAGCGCTTGCTCCAATTGAAGTCAAAATAATATTTGATACAACAACAAAAGGACTTCCTCATCCAAATACCCTTGATTTTCGTGCAATGAAGCAAGAAGAGCTTGTAGGTAGTATGCGTGTCTATAGTGTTGGTGGTGGGAGTATCCAAATTGAAGGTCGAAAAGACGCTGAATTAACAGATATCTACCCATTAAATAGTTTTACCGAAATTGCAGAGTATTGTCGTACTAACAATTTGCGTATCTGGCAATATGTTGAGGAAATAGAGGGGCCTTCGATTTGGGATTATCTCTCTGAGGTCTGGTTCCAGATGAAAACTTCCATCCATCAAGGCCTGTCTACACAAGGTGAACTTCCTGGAGGATTGCATATTCAAAGAAAAGCTTACTATCTTTTAAATCAACGTCATATGGACGAATCTGCAGAGACAAGGGAAAATCGTACCGTATGTGCTTATGCCTATGCAGTAAGTGAACAAAATGCAGATAACGGAATTATTGTAACAGCTCCGACATGCGGCGCTGCCGGTGTAGTACCCGCTGTACTTAAATATATGCAAGAGAAAAAAGGATTTTCTGATATAGATATTATACATGCTCTTGCTACTGGTGGAATCATCGGAAACTTAATTAAAACAAATGCATCCATTAGTGGAGCAGAGTGTGGTTGTCAAGCTGAGATTGGAAGTGCATGTAGTATGGCTTCTGCGGCTTTAGCAGAATTAGTTGGTATGGGAATCAATCAGATTGAATATGCTGCCGAAGTCGCTATGGAACACCATCTAGGGCTTACTTGCGATCCAATAAAAGGTATGGTGCAAATTCCATGCATTGAGCGAAATGCGGTAGCAGCCATGCGTGCTATTAATGCTTTAAGTTTAGCAAACTTTCTAGCGGAAACCAGAAAAATCTCCTTTGATATGGTTATCGCGACGATGTACCAAACCGGAAAAGACATGCTCCATCATTATAAGGAAACCTCAGAAGGTGGACTTGCTAAGATGTATCCGGTTGATGAAAATGAAAATGACAGTGACGATGATAAATAA
- a CDS encoding NAD(P)H-dependent flavin oxidoreductase translates to MELKPLIIGNLKSRFPIIQGGMGVGISLSRLAGNVAKEGGIGIISTAQIGFEEEDFYTNPVNANLRAIEKHLIKAKEISENGIVGVNIMVASQNYKEYVICAAKSGADVIISGAGLPISLPEYVEGFNTKIAPIVSSVKAANVILKMWDRKYHRTADFLVIEGPKAGGHLGFSLEELDGFENWNYEEEIKKIIDCKKSYEEKYQVKIPVIVAGGVFDHNDIIHCLSLGADGVQIASRFVVTEECDASQAYKNEYLKAKKEDIEIVLSPVGMPGRAIHNKFLEKIKTERERIDRCLRCIVTCNPSNTPYCITKALINAVKGNIDNALLFCGSEVYRLKEMTTVKSLMRELVIG, encoded by the coding sequence ATGGAGCTAAAACCACTGATTATAGGTAATTTAAAATCAAGATTTCCAATAATTCAAGGCGGTATGGGTGTTGGAATTAGCCTTAGCCGTCTTGCTGGGAATGTAGCAAAAGAAGGTGGAATTGGTATTATTTCCACTGCGCAGATTGGATTTGAAGAGGAAGACTTCTATACCAATCCAGTGAATGCGAATCTTCGTGCGATAGAGAAGCATTTGATTAAGGCCAAAGAAATTTCTGAAAATGGAATTGTCGGTGTTAATATTATGGTAGCATCGCAAAATTATAAGGAATATGTCATTTGTGCAGCGAAAAGTGGAGCAGACGTAATTATTTCAGGTGCGGGGTTACCCATCTCATTACCAGAGTATGTAGAAGGATTTAATACCAAGATAGCACCAATTGTGTCTAGTGTAAAAGCGGCTAATGTAATTTTAAAGATGTGGGATAGAAAATATCATCGAACTGCGGATTTTCTAGTTATTGAAGGACCAAAAGCTGGAGGTCACTTAGGATTCTCTTTGGAAGAGTTAGATGGATTTGAAAACTGGAACTATGAAGAAGAAATTAAGAAAATCATAGACTGCAAAAAGAGCTATGAAGAGAAATATCAGGTTAAAATACCAGTGATTGTAGCAGGCGGAGTTTTTGATCATAATGATATTATACATTGCTTATCCCTAGGAGCAGACGGTGTTCAAATAGCATCGAGATTTGTTGTAACGGAGGAATGCGATGCTTCGCAGGCGTATAAGAATGAGTATTTGAAGGCGAAGAAAGAAGACATAGAAATTGTTCTAAGTCCTGTTGGAATGCCAGGAAGAGCAATTCACAATAAGTTCTTAGAAAAAATAAAAACAGAACGAGAAAGAATTGATCGTTGTTTACGATGTATTGTAACCTGCAATCCAAGCAATACACCATACTGTATTACGAAGGCCTTGATTAATGCAGTTAAAGGCAATATTGACAATGCGTTATTATTCTGCGGTTCAGAAGTTTATCGTTTGAAAGAAATGACTACCGTTAAGAGTTTAATGAGGGAATTAGTAATAGGTTAG